CGTTGCCCACCTTGACCGACATGCCGTCGAGAATCGCCAGCGTGAGCGGCAACACGATGCGCGTGGTGCTGCCCTTGCCTGCGTGCGACGTGATTTCGACGTGGCCGCCCATCGACTGGATGTTCCGCTTCACGACGTCCATCCCGACGCCGCGGCCCGACACATCGGTCACCTGTTCGGCGGTCGAGAACCCCGGCAGGAAAATCAGGTTCCACACTTCTTCGTCGGTCATCGATTCGCTGACCGACATGCCCTGCTTCATCGCCTTCGCGAGAATCTTGTCGCGGCGCAGGCCGGCGCCGTCGTCGCTGACTTCGATCACGATATTGCCGCCGTGATGCGCGGCCGACAGCACGAGCTGGCCCGTGCCGTCCTTGCCCGCTGCGCGCCGCGCTTCGACGGTTTCGATGCCGTGATCGAGACTGTTGCGCACGAGGTGCGTGAGCGGGTCGATGATGCGCTCGATAAGGCTCTTGTCGAGTTCGGTCGCCTGACCGAAGGTGACGAGTTCCACTTCCTTGCCGAGCTTCGCCGCGAGATCGCGCACGAGACGCGGGAAGCGGCTGAAGACGTAGTCCATCGGCATCATGCGGATCGACATCACGGCTTCCTGCAGATCGCGCGCGTTGCGCTCGAGCTGCGCCATGCCGTTGTAGAGGCGATCGTGCAAGGCCGGATCGAACGTGCTCGTGGTTTCCGCGAGCATCGCCTGGGTGATCACGAGTTCGCCGACGAGGTTGATCAGCTGATCGACCTTCTCGACGCCGACGCGGATCGAACTGCCTTCGGCGCTCGCGGCGGCGGCCGGACGCGCCTTGCGATCCTGCTCGGCGGACTGCTGTTGCGACGCGGCGGCCGGTGCGGCCACCGACGTGCTTGCCGCCGCTGCGGGCGCGGCCGGCGCCGCGACCGCCGTTGCGGCCGGCGCCGCGCTTGCTGCCGGCGCGGCGGCCGGTACCGGCGCAGCCGACGCTGCCGCGGCTTGCTCGGCCGCAGCCGGCGCCGCCGCGGCGGCAGCCGGTTGTGCCGCTGCCGGCGGCACGGCGTCCACCGCTTGCGTGGCCGGCGCCGCCGCTGCTTCCACCTGCGCATCGCCAGCGGGCGCGCTGCCGCGGCCCACCGAGATCTGACTCTCGTCGATCACGAAGCACAGCACCGCGACGATGTCGTCGGACGGCACATCGGTTTCGAGCCACAGCGTCAGGTCGCCGCCTGTCTTCACCTGTCCGACGATCTGCCCGAGGTTGCCCAGCTCTTCGGCGAGCAGCGCCTCGTCCTTCTCTCCCACGCCCCGTAGCGTAATTTTCAGATGTGGCCCGGCGGCGTCTGCTGCGCCGCTCGTGGCCGGTGCTGCTGTCGTTGTCGATGCTGCCGCGTCGATGCCGTGGCGGGCATTCGCTGCATCGACGGCCTGATCGACGACGTGCTCGGGCGGCGACCCCGCAGGCGCTTGCGCCGCAGCCGGCGCAATCGTTGGCGCGGCTGCGGGCGCTGCGGCCGGCTGCGCCGGCGCTGCCGCCGCCGACGTGTCGGCGCCGAAGCGGTTCTCCGCATTGAGCCGCTCGAGCTTCGCGCAGATCGCCGCGGCCACGGCCGCGTCGGGTTCCTGGCTCGCGCGATAGTCGGCGAGCTGCCCGGACAGCACGTCCTTCGTTTCGAGGAACGTGTCGATCATGTCCTTGCGCAGCACGAGTTCGTTGTTGCGCGCGCGGTCGAGCAGCGATTCGAGGATGTGCGTCGTCTCCGTCAGCGCGGTGAAGCCGAACGTCGCGGCGCCGCCCTTGATCGAATGCGCGGCGCGGAAAATCGCAGCGAGATCTTCGGGGTCGGGTTGGCCGACGTTCAGATTGAGCAGCAACTGCTCCATCTGCGCGAGCAGTTCATCCGCTTCGTCGAAGAACGTCTGATAGAACTGTGTGATATCGAGTGTCATGCCTGGTTCACCGCGAATATTTCTGTCTTCTGGGCTCGTACTGCGGGGCTCGTACTGCGGGGCCCGTACTGCTCAGCTCGTGCCGCCGGGTTGTCAACTTGCTGTGTGGCGGTGCTTCAGGTTCAATCCGGCGCATCGAGCGTCGAAACGAGCTCGGTCAACATATCCGGATCGAGCGGTTTCTCGATCCAGCCCGTTGCGCCCGCCGCGCGCGCGGCCTCCTTGAACGGTTCGCCGGATTCCGTTGTCAGCAACAGGATCGGCGTCGCCTCGTAGGCGGGGTTCGCGCGCAATTCGGCGATCAGATCGACGCCGGTCTTGCCCGGCATGTGCTGATCGGTCAGCACGAGATCGAACGCCATCGCGAGCGCGTGCTCAAGTCCTTCGTCCCCATCTTTGGCGACCGTCACGTCGTAACCGGCGGTCGTCAGCGTCGCGCGGAGAATCTCCCGCATCGCGGCCGAATCGTCGATCGCGAGAATGTGCCTGATCATGAAAACCTCGCTGCGTCCCCAATATGGATTTACTTGATCTGTACCGCGGCCGCGGCGGCGGGTGCCGGCTGCGGCGTCGTGATGCCCGGCGCCGGCACGTCCGGCATGACCACGCCCGGCGCCCGCGCGGCGGGCCCCGCGCCCGGCGCCGTCGCCTGCCCGATCTTCTGCACGAGCGGCGGTGCGAACGATGCCGAACCGCCCGCATCGTCCGACAGCGTGGTGGTCGTCGTGTCGTCCTGGTTCATCTGCTCCTCGGACTTCTTGTTGAGCACGATGATGCTGATGCGCCGGTTCTCCGGATCGAGCGGATCGGCCTTGTTCAGGTTCTGCGTCGAAGCGAGGCCGATCACGCGCAGCACCTTCGATTCGTCCATGCCGCCCGCGATGAGCTCGCGCCGCGACGCGCTCGCGCGGTCCGCGGACAGTTCCCAGTTGCTGTAGCCTTTCTCGCCGCCCGCGTAAGGCACGGCGTCGGTGTGGCCCTGCACGACGATGCGGTTCGGCACGTCGTTGAGCGTCTTGCCGATCTCGCGCAGGATGTCGCGCATATACGGTTCGACTTCGTCTTTCGCGGTCGCGAACATCGGCCGCTTCTGCGAATCGACGATCTCGATGCGCAGACCCTGCAGCGTCGAGTCGATGCGGATCTGCTGCTTGAACTGGCGCAGCACCGGGTTCGCCTGGATCGCGGCCATCAGCTTGACCTGCAGGTCGTGCAGGCGCACCTGTTCGCGCCGCTCGAGCTGGCCCTGGCTCAGCGCGGCCGCTTCGTCGTCGTTGTGCGCGACCGAATGCGTGCCGTTGCGCGTCGTGCCGTCGGTCTGGCGCATCACGCCCTGGCGGTCGGTCGATACGTCGCGGCCGCCGGCGCGAATCACGCTCGAATCGGTCGAGCTGCGGTCGCCGCCCCACAAGGTGATTTTCAGCGGCTGGTTGAAGTAGTCGGCAATGCCCTTCAGCTGGACGGTGGATGCCGAGCTCAGCAGCCACATCAACAGGAAGAACGCCATCATCGCGGTCATGAAGTCCGCGTACGCGAGCTTCCATGCACCGCCGTGGTGGCCGGCCTTTTTCGGCGACGCGCGCTTGACGACGATTGCGCGATCCTTGTCCTTGCTCATGTCGGCTGCTCCGCCTGCCTCTGCGTTACTTCGCCTTCACGCGCCGCACGTGCTCTTCGAGCTCGGCGAACGACGGGCGCTCGGTCGAAAACAGCACCTTGCGGCCGAACTCGACCGCGATCGCGGGCGCATAGCCATTCAGGCTCGCGAGAATCGTGACCTTGATGCACTGGAACATCTTCGTCGACTCGGTCACGCGCTGTTCCGCGACGCTCGCGAGCGGCCCGATCAGGCCATACGACAGCAAAATGCCGAGGAACGTCCCGACCAGCGCCTGGGCGATCATCTGGCCGAGAATCGCGGGCGGCTTGTCGGCGGACGCCATCGTGTGGACCACGCCCATCACCGCGGCGACGATACCGAAGGCCGGCATCGCGTCGCCGATCTTCGAGAGCGCGTGGCTCGGCGCTTCGCCTTCGGCATGATGCGTTTCGATCTCTTCGTCCATCAGGCTTTCGATTTCGAACGCGTTCATGTTGCCGCCCACCATGAGCCGCAGGTAGTCGGTCAGGAATTCGACGATGTGGCGGTCGGCGAGGATTTTCGGGTACTGCGTGAAGATCGGGCTCTTTTCCGGGTCGTCGATATCGGCTTCGAGCGTGAGCGTGCCTTCCTTGCGCGCCTTCGCGAGCAGCACGTACAGGAGCGCCATCAGCTCCATGTAGACGTCCTTGTTGTACTTCGAGCCCTTGAACAGCGTCGGGATCACGCGGACGGTCGCCTTGATCGTCTTCATGCCGTTGCCGAGGATGAAGGCTCCGACGCCCGCGCCGACGATCATCAGCACTTCGACGGGCTGCAGCAGCGCGCCCAGATGGCCGCCCTCCAGCGCATAACCGCCGAAGACGGACAGCAGCGTCACGAGTGTTCCCAGGAAAATCAGCACCGCGGAGCCCCCAAATTAGGCGACGGAGATCGTCGTTAATTGGGTTTACGGCAGGGAAACGAAAAACCTTTGACGGAAAAGCCGCTTGCCGCCCCCGTGTAAACCTTGGGGCGGCGGCGCTTTGCGGGGAGAGGTCAAACCGCCGCGCGGGCCCGCTCGTCGGCGGCCTTGCGGGTCTTTCCGGCCCGTGAAGGCGGCTGGCACAGCCCGCAAACGAAGCCCGCGCGCGGATCGTGCGCATGCGCGACGAAATGTCCGCCGCAACGCGTGCACGGCGTCAGCTGCAGCATGCCTGAGTCAAAAAAGCGCACGAGCGTCCAGGCGCGCGTCAGGCTCAGCACGGGTTCTTCGCCGTTCATCTGCACGTGCTCGCGATACAGCCGGTAGCCTTTGACGATCGATTGAATCGTCTCGCAGCCGCCGCGCGCCGACATGAACCGGTAAATGTTGTAGAACAGCGACGAGTGAATATTCGGCTGCCACGTCATGAACCAGTCGGTCGAGAACGGCAGCATGCCCTTCGGCGGCGATTCGCCCTTCAATTCCTTATATAGCTTGATGAGCCGGTCGCGCGACAGGCTCGTTTCGGCCTCGAGCAGTTGCAGACGCGCGCCGAGCTCGATCAGCTCGATCGCCAGCGTGATTTCGCGCACCTCGACCACGACGCTCCTAGTGGCCATGCGCGATGCGCTCCATGCCGTCGCCGCTGGCCGCAATCGCCGGCACTGCGGCGGGCCGCCCGAGCGCGCGGTAAAAGCCGCGCCGGGCGGCATCGTGCGTGCGAGCCTGCAACGCAGCGCGCATCAGCCGATCTGCTCCACGCGCTGGCCCGCCATGAGGATGGCCGAGTGCGCCTGGCTCACGGAAGTCGGCTTGCCTTTGTCGGCGAGCGAAGAAAGGATCGCGTGATCGTCGAAGCGGAAGCGGCACAGCAGCTGGTTCGACGCCGACAGCTTGACGGTCTGCGCAAGTGTCAGATTGACGAGCACGTCGGCAAGCTGCTCCGAGATCCCCATGCGGAACATGCCCATCGGTTTGTCCTCTCGCAACAGACGTTGCGCGAGCAACAGATACGACAGGTTCACTTCCTTGATCTCATTGAGCATGTCACTACTAGCGACGGTAGCGCTCATGATTCCCCCGAATTTGAATCCCGATTGAAGCTTGATGGTCTTGACTGGTCTTGTCTGGCCCGGCACGAAATCGTTTGCTCTTTCGCGTCCGCCGGGTTTTTTCAGGGGACACGATCGGCAGTGTGATGACCGTGCAAGCATTGTGTCTCTGGCCGTTTCGCACGAAAAGCGGACATTCGCCCGTCCGGACGACGGAATAGTCCATTAATGCTGTAGGAATTTTTCCTACAAAACGGAGATCAGGCTCGGAGAATGCTAAGGGATGTTTCGCTGCCGGGTGGTGCTGCCGGCGCGGGGAGATGGGCGAGCGAATTATAGGGTGCTTTCATGCTGCTGCAACAATCGAGGTGTAACCGGCGACGCGCCGCTTGCCATGACGGGGCGGCCTCGCCCATCATGGCGGGCGGCCGCAAAGCCTTGTCGCGCAATGGTCGAGGCTTGATCGTGACAATTGCAACGACGGTCGTTTCCCGCTGTAACAACATTAAGCGTTTGAAAAATAGGTCGAATTATCGCGCTGGACATCGATAATAGGCCTTAAGGGATAACCCGATTCGGCTTCACGCCGCCATCGGGCGAGCGCACCCAGAGCTTCATCCAGGTCCGGCTCATCGCCGCCTGAGCGCGCCGCCCATCCGTCCGACCGGCATTCGCCTTCCGCTGCGCCTCTTGCGCCGTCGTGCGAAGTAGCCCTTTGAACAGGAGTTCATACAATGCGAATCGCACAAATCGCGCCGCTTTACGAAGCCGTTCCTCCGAAGCTCTACGGCGGCACCGAGCGAGTCGTGTCCTATCTCACTGAGGCACTGGTCGACCTGGGCCACGACGTGACGCTCTTCGCGAGCGGCGATTCCGTGACGTCCGCGAAGCTCGAGGCCGCATGGCCGCGCGCCTTGCGTCTCGATCCGACGATCCGCGACGCCATGGCGCCGCACATGCTGCTGCTCGAGCGCGTGCGCCGTATGGCGCATGAGTTCGACGTGCTGCACTTTCACCTCGACTACCTGCCGTTCCCGCTGTTTTCGCAGATGGACACGCCGTTCGTGACCACGCTGCACGGCCGGCTCGACCTGCCCGAACTGCAGCCGATGTTCGACACGTTCGGCGACGCGCCGGTCATCTCGATCTCGGACTCGCAGCGTCAGCCGCTGCCGCAGGCGAACTGGCTCAATACGATCTACCACGGCCTGCCGGACCAGCTGCTCACGCCGCGCACCGATCGCAAGCCCGAGTACCTGGCCTTCCTCGGGCGCATCTGCCCGGAAAAGCGCGTCGACACGGCGATCCGGATCGCCGCACAGTCGGGCCTGCCGCTGAAGATCGCCGCCAAGGTCGACAAGGTCGACATGGACTACTTCAAGACGGAAATCGAGCCGCTGCTGTCGCAGGCGCATGTCGAATTCATCGGCGAGATCAACGAGGCGCAGAAGCCCGAGTTCCTGTCCGGCGCGAAGGCGCTGCTATTCCCGATCGACTGGAGCGAACCGTTCGGCCTCGTGATGATCGAGTCGATGGCGTGCGGCACGCCGGTCATCGCGTTCAACCGCGGTTCGGTGCCTGAGGTGATCGATCACGGCGTGACGGGGTACATCGTCGAAGACGTGCAAGGCGCTGTGGCCGCGCTCCAGCGCATCGACGAGCTGTCCCGCGAGGAAATTCGCGCGCAGTTCGAAAAGCGCTTCAGCGCAAAGACGATGGCGCAGAACTACGTCGACGGCTATATGACGCTGATCGAAGCACAGCGTCGGCCGATCCTGCGCCGCGTGGCCGCTGCCGCGGGTTAAGACGTCGAGCACGCCGCCACCCATGGCGCCGGCGGGCTTCACCCCTCGGCGCCACACATGCAGGTTCGGCGGGTCCTGTTTCGGTTCGCTCCGGCAATGCGCGTTTCCCTGATCTTTGTGCGGTTTTTCGGGAAAGCATGGGGGAATGCACGGCATACGTTTTCAACGAATTAACCGATGTAAAACGTTTGCGCGTGTTCGTATTGCCGTAGAAGTATGCATGACATGCAAAAGCCGCCTTGCGAAGGCGGCTTTTTTATTGCCTTTGCCTCGTAGCGGCCTACGCCCTTGGTATAGGTAACTCGGCTTACTTGAGCGGACGGTCGTCAGGTTTTGGGGCAAACAGTTTGCCCGAAGGTTTAGGATCGCCTTTGAGAACGCATTAGACTGCTTCTACGCGTTCTTGCGAATTCCGAATTGGCTCAAAGTTGAGTCAGATTTCAGTAGATTCGGAACAGCAATGCGTAACCATGTATGGGATCGGACCATGCACGGTTACGCAATATCCATACACTTCGATTACGACTGGCCGCCGATCAGAAAGCGGTCGCGGCTCTTGCCGGCGATCCATTTCGGCGGTTTGCCGCGCCCGCTCCACGTACTGCCGGATTTGGGATCGCGATACTTCGGCGGCAACGGCGCCTTCTTCGGCGGACGCCCGCGCCGCGCGGCGGCGGCAAAACCCAGGTCCTGCGGCGTCAGACCATACTCGGCGATCTGACGTTGAATCTCGGCGATCACATTGCCCACTTCGATACGGCGGGCTTCCTCCGCCTGCGCTTGCAGCTTGGCGATCTGGCTCTTCAAATCAGCATATTGCGACATTTCGGCCTCCCTTTTTGTTCAACCCCGTCGGTTCGGAGATTAGCGTCGTTTAATAAAGTCCGCAACGGACCATAATCATTTTACGCGAAATCTTCTGATAATTTTTACGGAAGAAACTGATAAATACTCTGCAAATTTTACGAAGAATAAGGGAACGTCGAGTGCGGAATTAACAAAAGTTGACATCCTCTTTCGAAATGCGTCTGTTCGAATGCACTCCAATCTGGATATACCGGCAAATTCGCGGGTTCGGGTTAGGCGCATCGCGACTCGGAGGCGTGTGTGATTCGTCGTGCGCGCCGCTGCGAAGATTAATCGCGCAGCACAGATGTAAGGCGGGTTTACGGTTGACGCAACGCGCAGCTCACCGCCCATGGCAGCACGGCCTGCACGGGCCGTCGGTCATGTCGCTTTGCGGCCGCCCGCTGCTCGCGCACGCGCGCGAGGAGGCAAATCCATGCTTGCACTCCGTAACATCCTGTCTCAGTACTCGGCCGGTCGAATGCGTAGATTGAACCTGTGCGACAGAGATGTCGCGTCGAACCAGGAGGGAACCAACATGAAGCGCATCGTCACTCATCTGCTCGTCGCAGCGGGCCTCGCGGCCGGCGTATGCGGAGTCGCGCAGGCGCATGGCAACGTTGGAATCGGCATTTCGCTGGGCACACCGGCACCGGTCTATGCGGCGCCGCAGCCGGTCTATTACTCGCACTGGAACCATGGCGGGAACCGGTATCGCCATGACTGGAACCGCGGCGACGATCATCGCTGGGAGTACCGCGACCGGGATCACCGCAGCTGGGACCATGGCCGCACGTGGGGCAACTGGCGCGACTAGCGACATAACGAGCACAAACGCCACAGCGGTTGCGTACGCAACGCGTGGTGCGCCGATGCCGGAGCGATACCCGCACAGCCGAAATCGCGGTTCACATCGCGGCCAACATCGCGTCTATTAACTCGTCCGATCGCATAACGGACCCGCTCGCGGGCGCACGGCACGGCGCCCGCGTTTTTCACGACATGACTTCATCAGGCAGTTCGAACAGCTTGCGCAAATGGTGCGCAACGCCCGCTTCGAAGTTATTGCCGATGCGCGGCACCGCGGGCAGCCTTGCCATCAGATCGGGGTTTGCGTTGTTCATCATGAACGGATGGCCCGCTGTTTCGAGCAGATCGATATCGTTCATGTTGTCGCCGAACGCGACGCAGCGCGCGGCATCGATATCGAGGCGGTTCAGCACGACGCGCAGCGCGCGCCCCTTCGACACGTTCGGCGCCATCACCTCGAGACAGTCCGGCATCGAATACGTGACGTATAACGACGCGCCGAATTCGCGTTCGAGATTGGCCGACACTGCGGCGAGATCGCCGGGCTCGCCGATATACAGCACCTTCGCGATATCGCGGCCGTCGTGTGCGTTCAGATCGACGACTTCGTAGGCGAAGCCCGAATCCTGGTGATAGCGCAGCAGATGCGGCGCATCGCGATCGATAAACCACTGCCGGTCCGCGAACAGATTGGCGATCACGCGCCCATGCGCGCCCGTGATTTGCGGTTGCACGAGTCGCTTGACCATGGCGGGCATCAGGTTCTGCGCGTGAATCATCGCGCCGTCGGGCGCGTGAATGCGTGCGCCGTTCGACGTGACCAGATACGGACGGATGCCAAGCACATCGCGAATGCCGGCCACGTCGCAGTAATGACGGCCGGTCGCAATGATGAAATGCAGCCCTTGCGCCTCGAGGCTGCGCAAGGTCGAGACCGTGAACGGATCGACCTGATGGTGGGCGTTGAGCAGAGTGCCGTCGAGATCGGTGGCGATGACGCTATACATGAGGGTGGCGGGCGAACGACTTTCGGAGTTCGTATTTTATCGTCGCCCGCCCGCCGGTCATGCTCGCGCGGAGAATACTTTTGCCGCTTCGCGCTGTGCGAGCTGCAGCGCGCCGTGCGCCGAGTCCGAGCGCGGCGCGCGCAAGCGCGCCTGCAAACGGCCAGGCACGAACTCGCGCAGGGGCACGGACAACCCGCCGCACAGCGCAACGGGCAACGCGTGATCGGGATCGAGCGCATCCGCCAACTGTTCGATCTGCTGACCGGCTTCGGCGAGCAGGCGCGCCGCGACCGGATGTTCGCGATGGGCGAGCACGACCGGCGCAAGACTCGCATAAGCCGTCGTATTCGCGGCGCAGAGCCAGACGACGAGGCTGTCGCGGTCCTGCGCGCCGACCTTCTCGAGCAGGGCGCGCGCGAGGTCGTCGAGCGGTGCGCGGCCATCGAGCGCACGCTGCGCATGCACGATGATGCGCAGCCCGAACCAGGCGCCTCCCGCTTCGTCCGCGCTCGGGTATCCGTAGCCGCCTGCGATCCGGCAGACGCCCGATTCGTCGAGCGCCGCGGCAATGCTGCCGGTGCCGAGCGCAACCACGACACCGGGCACGCCGCCGTGCGCGCCGAGCAAAGTGGTATATGCATCGCTTTCGACGGCAAGGCCGGCCACGGCCGGCGCGCGCTCGCGGAATGCGGCGAGCCAGTCGCGATTGTTCACGCCGGCGAGCCCGCAACCGACCACGCAACGCGACCAGTCGAGCGTGAGCCCGGCGCGCGCAAACGCATCGGCGCTCGCCGCGCCGATCGACTGCCATGCGCGCTCGACGCCGAGCGCGAGGCCCGACGGGCCGCTCGTCGCGATAGCAAGTTCGCGCCCTTGCGCATCGCCGAGTACGACGCGTGTCCCCGTGCCGCCGCCATCGACGCCAATCAGATAGAAGTGCGTATCCATCGGATAAAGTTCATTGAGAGTGGGCAGCGGCCTCGACCGGATGCCGCCATTGCGCAACAGCGCCGCCGCGCCATCGGCACCCGACCGCCGGATGATCGCCGTTCGATGATTGCCGATCGATGATTGCCGATCGACCATCGGCCGGACGGCCGGCTTGCGAACCGATGTCGATCGGCTATGCTTGCAAAGCTTTTCTTCACCCGTTCACATTCACCACGCCGGAGCCGCAACATGACACAGCGCGAGACGCCACGCTGCACCTGGGCAACCAGCGAAGCACTCGCACACTATCACGACAACGAGTGGGGTGTCCCGTCCCGCGACGATCGTCATCTGTTCGAGATGCTGGTGCTCGAGGGCGCGCAGGCCGGCTTGTCATGGTCCACCATTCTGAACAAGCGCGAGGGTTACCGACGCGCGTTCAGGAACTTCGACATCGATGTGGTCGCGCGCTTCACGCCGAAGCAGATCGACGCGCTGATGCTCGACGCGTCGATCGTCCGCAATCGCGGCAAGCTGGAGTCGGCCGTGGCCAATGCGCGCGCGGTCCAGCAGATTCGCGACGAACACGGGTCGCTCGCGAACTTCGTCTGGTCGTTCGTCGACGAAACGCCGATACAGAATGCGTGGAAGTCCTACCAGCACGCGCCCGCCTCGACCGAAATTTCCGACGCCCTCAGCAAAGCCCTGAAGGCGTACGGCTGCAAATTCGTCGGCACGACGATCTGTTACGCGTTCATGCAGGCGGTCGGCATGGTCAACGACCATCAGGCCGACTGCGGATTTCACGCGAAGTGCGCGGCGCTCGGCAAGAAGCGCCGCGCACGCAAGGCGGCAAAAGAGACGAGCAAAGAAAAAGCGGAGTGAACCTGATGGTTCACTCCGCTTCTGAATCTGAGCCCCGCGCTGCCCCGCCAGATTGATGACCTGGCGTTACCGGTGGGGTCGAGCCGCCACTTTTTAGTGGAGCTTCTTCGGCAGCATCTGGCTGCGCAGGCGCTTGTGCAGGCGCTTGACCGCTGCTGCCTTCTTGCGCTTACGCACGGCCGTCGGCTTTTCGTACGACTGACGCTCGCGCAGTTCGGCGATCAGGCCGTTCTTTTCGATGGCGCGGCGAAAGCGGCGGATCGCCACTTCAAACGGCTCGTTTTCCTTCAAAAAAATGGTCGTCATGGAGTTCCTAACTCGATCATTGATACGGTTTCAACTGCGTGAGCAACTGCGCGAGGCAAAGCCGCTTACGCGCCGGCGCTCCGGTGGGATGCCCCGCCGGACTCACAGCCACACGGGCCGGAACGGGGCAAACAGCTTGCGAAGCGGCCCGGAGGCCGGAAAAGAGGTCGGAAGTTCACCGCCGGTGCGAAGCCGCCCAAGAAATTACCAAAGGCGGCGCAGGTAGCAAACTCACGGTCGCCCGGAGGACGATCTCAATCCAATCCGCGATCATAACAGGATTTTAGGTTGTGGACGAGCCATTTTTCCGTTCGTTCAACGACTTGCGGAACATCCATGCACTTTGGGCCGCTCACTGCACCGCAAGGCGGCCATTCATCGATCCATAGGGCATCGATGCCGCAATCGCAAGGACACCACGCGATCTTCCTGCAACGAGGACCGCAGCAGACGCGCAGACACGCCGGCGCACAGCCATTTTTTTAACGCCCGCACATAGCGCTGCTAACAAATTCTTACAAGTGCCGCGCCCGATTCCAAGCAACTGAATCGCAAAGATTTTCGGCCCTGCGCGCAGAAACGGCCCGGAAAGCCTTGATTGGCGCGGCTCTCCAATAATTGCGCGCAATTCTGTTTGCTCCCTCAAGTTTTTTTTCTCAACGCCGTCAACCTTCACTGAGGCGGCCAGCAATGAACGAGTGCTTCCGCCGATCTCAACGTTGCCATGTTTCAAGACTAACGCCTCTACGGAGAACCACATGTCTCTTTCTATCAACAGTAATATTCCGTCGCTGGTCGCTCAGGAGAACCTGAACGGTTCCGGCAGCGCCCTGTCGCAAGCCATCACCCGCCTGTCGTCGGGCAAGCGCATCAACAGCGCGGCGGACGACGCAGCCGGCCTCGCCATCTCCACCTCGCTGCAAACGCAGATCAACGGCCTGAACCAGGGCGTGTCGAACGCGAACAACGGCGTGTCGCTGGTGCAAACGGCCAGCACGGGCCTCGCGCAGATCACGGCAAGCCTGCAGCGCATCCGCTCGCTGGCTGGCGAAGCAGCAGGCGGCACGCTGACGACGGCCAACCAGCAAGCACTGCAGCAGGAAGTCACGCAGCAGATCGCCGAAGTGAACCGTATCGCTTCGCAAACGCAATTCAACGGCATCGACCTGCTCGGCGGCGGCGCTGGCGTGATTCAGGTGCAGGTTGGCGCGAACGTCGGTCAGACGGTTTCGCTCGATCTGAGCCAGGGCGTCTCGGCAGCATCGCTCGGCGGCGGCTTCGTGCAGAAGGGCAACGTGCTCGGCACGATTACGAACCTGAACCTCGACTCGAACGGCGCGGAAACGTCGGGCGCAGGCACGATCACGTCGGTCAACATCGTTTCGGACGGCAACGGCGGCTTCTCGTTCACCGACCAGAACGGCAACGCAATCTCGTCGACGGCATCGGCAGCCCTGTTCTCGACGACGACGACCAACGGCGTCTCGTCGCTGTCGCTGAACAGCACTGGCGCGCTCACGCCGGACAATGAACTTGCCGCCATCTCGAGCGCTGCCGCAGCCGGCACGGGTGCGGACGACGGTACGGTCTTTGGCGTGATTTCGGGCATCAACGTCGACGCCGCAACGGGTAAGGACGCAGCC
The nucleotide sequence above comes from Paraburkholderia sp. SOS3. Encoded proteins:
- the cheA gene encoding chemotaxis protein CheA, whose amino-acid sequence is MTLDITQFYQTFFDEADELLAQMEQLLLNLNVGQPDPEDLAAIFRAAHSIKGGAATFGFTALTETTHILESLLDRARNNELVLRKDMIDTFLETKDVLSGQLADYRASQEPDAAVAAAICAKLERLNAENRFGADTSAAAAPAQPAAAPAAAPTIAPAAAQAPAGSPPEHVVDQAVDAANARHGIDAAASTTTAAPATSGAADAAGPHLKITLRGVGEKDEALLAEELGNLGQIVGQVKTGGDLTLWLETDVPSDDIVAVLCFVIDESQISVGRGSAPAGDAQVEAAAAPATQAVDAVPPAAAQPAAAAAAPAAAEQAAAASAAPVPAAAPAASAAPAATAVAAPAAPAAAASTSVAAPAAASQQQSAEQDRKARPAAAASAEGSSIRVGVEKVDQLINLVGELVITQAMLAETTSTFDPALHDRLYNGMAQLERNARDLQEAVMSIRMMPMDYVFSRFPRLVRDLAAKLGKEVELVTFGQATELDKSLIERIIDPLTHLVRNSLDHGIETVEARRAAGKDGTGQLVLSAAHHGGNIVIEVSDDGAGLRRDKILAKAMKQGMSVSESMTDEEVWNLIFLPGFSTAEQVTDVSGRGVGMDVVKRNIQSMGGHVEITSHAGKGSTTRIVLPLTLAILDGMSVKVGNEIFILPLNFVMESLQPRAEDIYTVANGERVVRVRGEYLPLVALHEVFNVDGARTDPTQGIVTIMETEGRRFAMLIDELVGQQQVVVKNLETNYRKVHGISAATILGDGSVALIVDVAALNRETRAAHGALAMA
- a CDS encoding response regulator produces the protein MIRHILAIDDSAAMREILRATLTTAGYDVTVAKDGDEGLEHALAMAFDLVLTDQHMPGKTGVDLIAELRANPAYEATPILLLTTESGEPFKEAARAAGATGWIEKPLDPDMLTELVSTLDAPD
- the flhD gene encoding flagellar transcriptional regulator FlhD gives rise to the protein MSATVASSDMLNEIKEVNLSYLLLAQRLLREDKPMGMFRMGISEQLADVLVNLTLAQTVKLSASNQLLCRFRFDDHAILSSLADKGKPTSVSQAHSAILMAGQRVEQIG
- the motB gene encoding flagellar motor protein MotB, with the protein product MSKDKDRAIVVKRASPKKAGHHGGAWKLAYADFMTAMMAFFLLMWLLSSASTVQLKGIADYFNQPLKITLWGGDRSSTDSSVIRAGGRDVSTDRQGVMRQTDGTTRNGTHSVAHNDDEAAALSQGQLERREQVRLHDLQVKLMAAIQANPVLRQFKQQIRIDSTLQGLRIEIVDSQKRPMFATAKDEVEPYMRDILREIGKTLNDVPNRIVVQGHTDAVPYAGGEKGYSNWELSADRASASRRELIAGGMDESKVLRVIGLASTQNLNKADPLDPENRRISIIVLNKKSEEQMNQDDTTTTTLSDDAGGSASFAPPLVQKIGQATAPGAGPAARAPGVVMPDVPAPGITTPQPAPAAAAAVQIK
- the motA gene encoding flagellar motor stator protein MotA; the protein is MLIFLGTLVTLLSVFGGYALEGGHLGALLQPVEVLMIVGAGVGAFILGNGMKTIKATVRVIPTLFKGSKYNKDVYMELMALLYVLLAKARKEGTLTLEADIDDPEKSPIFTQYPKILADRHIVEFLTDYLRLMVGGNMNAFEIESLMDEEIETHHAEGEAPSHALSKIGDAMPAFGIVAAVMGVVHTMASADKPPAILGQMIAQALVGTFLGILLSYGLIGPLASVAEQRVTESTKMFQCIKVTILASLNGYAPAIAVEFGRKVLFSTERPSFAELEEHVRRVKAK
- the flhC gene encoding flagellar transcriptional regulator FlhC, translated to MATRSVVVEVREITLAIELIELGARLQLLEAETSLSRDRLIKLYKELKGESPPKGMLPFSTDWFMTWQPNIHSSLFYNIYRFMSARGGCETIQSIVKGYRLYREHVQMNGEEPVLSLTRAWTLVRFFDSGMLQLTPCTRCGGHFVAHAHDPRAGFVCGLCQPPSRAGKTRKAADERARAAV